DNA from Gemmatimonadetes bacterium SCN 70-22:
GAGAAGGGCCCGGCGGCCGAAGGAGTCGTGAAGATCGGCTAAGCGGCGAAACCACCCAGCCTAACGGCAGGGCGAAGGCCGACAGGGCGTCCCGTAAGGGGCGCCCTGTGTCGTTGGTGGCAGGCCTGCTGGCGCCACGGCACTCGCTCGGTGATCAGCGCCTCGCGTTCCCTCCGTCCGTCGCCCGGTCCGTCGCGGCACCCACTTCCACGACCCGCAGCAGGTGCGGCTCTCCACCCTTGGGTTGCACCTGAATCGCCACGCCGGCGAAGGGAGTGCGCCCGGCCGGAATCGTCGCCTGCCACGCGTTCGCCCTGGCATTCCAGCGCGCCCCCATGCCCCGCTCGGCCGGCTGGTCGGTCACGCCCACGTACCCATACGCGGGGTTGAAGACCACGTCCTCGTAGTCAAGAGAGACCGGCGTCGATGCAGGCCCGCTGTGGTCCACCACGGCCTTCCACTTGCCCGCTGCCGGGTTGCGGATGACGAGCGTTTCCTCGCCCTGGGTGTCACCGTCGGCGCGCGAGGCCACGCACTCCTTCCCCGTACAGTCGAACAGGTACAGGTCCAGGTCCTCGCCGACCGGCGACGCTGCCCCCTTCCCCGCCACCCGCGCACGTACCGTGAGCAGCGTCGTCCCCGCCGGGACATCGATGTCGAAGACGCGCTGCTCACGCGCGGCCAAGTCGGCCCGTGCGCGTCGCGACGCCCCCATCGGAATCCCGATTGCTCCCCCGTGGAAGGCGCCGAGCGCGTTGCCGAGCGAGATCTCGGTTCCGTGGTCGCCGTTTCCGGCGATCGCGGCGCCGCTCAGGTCGGCGCCTAACGCCGTGATCGTGACCGTCGCCTCAGTGGGCGGCACCGCCGAGTCCCCCTTGGCCTGCTGCCAGTCGAAGGTTCGCGTATCCTCAACGTCCTGCAGTCGCACCTCCCACGTTCCCGGCACGGGGTCGGAGATCCAGTACACCTGGTTGGCGGCGGGCGGCGGGGCGCCGAATCCGCCGATGCCCGTGACACCACGCGTGTCGGGGCGCATGATGGCCACCGTCGGGCGGCGCTTGGGCGCGCTCACCTCCACCTTCAGTGCCGAGACCCCCGAGGGAACCCGGTAGTACAGGTGCGTCATCCCCGGGCGCGGGATCGACACGCGGTTCACCACCTTGAAGCTGTCGGCGGGCATCGTCTGTGCTGCCACGATGGTCGCCGCGGTGCGGAACTCGACACCGGGGGCGCCGGCGTAATCGAGCGTCAGGATCGCCGAGTGGACCCCGGCCGTGGCCGGCGCCACGCGCACCGGGAGTTCTATCGGGCGATTGAGTGGCAGGGTGACGGTCGTCGTCGCGGCGGCGAAGGTTCCCGCGTCGTTCCCCAGCCACCCTAACGTGAACGGGAGGGCGCCGCGCGGTCCCGACGTGCGGATGAGCGTGAAGATACGGGTCCCGGTGTCGCCTGGGGCCCATCCCTCGCGCTCGAACAGGCCCACGCCGGCGTTTGGCTCGGCCAGCAGGTGGCTCGTCGCATGCCGCACCGGTGCCTTCGACGCGATGGCGATGGTCGTCCTCGATGAATCCATCGCCTTCAGCGCCTCCCACGCTCCGGCGATGTTCACCACGCCGTTCCCCTGCTTGTACGACGGCAGGTGCGCAACCCAGCGTCCGCTGGTCATGAGCGCCTGCCGCAGGCGATAGGCATCGTATGTCACCCCTGCCTGCTTGGCGGCGCTGATGAGGAGCGCCACCGCCCCAGCCGTGGTGGGTGTCGCAGTCGACGTTCCTCCGGCGATGTTGTACCCCGGCGGGAGCTGCATCAGCCCCGGGATTGCCGTCCCCTCCAGGAAGCCTCGCCCGGTGCTGACGTAGTTGGACGGGGCGATGATGTCGGGCTTGGCCGCCCCGTTCCCCATGGGGCCATAACCGCCGGTGATGAGCAGGTTGTCGTCGTGCTCCACCCGTACCCCGTGGTTGGCCAGGAAGTTGGCCTTGCTCTCGTGCCCCCCCACCGAGATCGCCCCCGGCGCCAGCGCGTAGTCGTCGACGGCTGCCAGTACCGCGTAGTTGTGCGTGGGGATCACGATCGGCTTCCTGTACTTCGCGATGAGCCGCCCGTAGATGACGGTGGGGACGAGCCGTCCGTCGAACAGCAGGTAGTTGCGCGCGATCAGCGAGCTCTGTTCCAGGAAGATGACGTCCACCGCCGGGTGCTTGGCGGCGATGATCACCGCCTCGGTCTGGCCATACGCCGAGCCCCCTTCAGCGACATTCACGAGCTTGGCCCCCGGTGCCATCCCGTCGAACCGCCCGGCCGTTCCGCGACTGGCCACCGCCGCTCCCACCACCAGCGAGGCGTGGCTCTGCACGCCGAAATTCAGGGCGACGAGCCGGCGTGCCTTGTCGATCTGGATCGCGTAGCTCACGCTCTCGCGCACCGGCGTCGACGGGTTGTCCTGACCCAGCACGCCGAACTCGTGACGTGCGGCGAAGTCGACATACGCCTTCTCGTCGCCGAAGTCGCGGTCCTGGTCGGTGTCGAGCCAGACCTCGCCCCTCGCCTCATTCCACAGCACGGCGAACAGCCGGCTCGACCCCTTGGGGTTGCCGTCGCGGTTGAGGTCCTTGTCGATGCCCGCGCGATTGAGCGAGTCGAACACCGCTTCGTCGAGGATGGCGATGCGATACGTGCCCGACGCGGGCGCCGTGTAGGTGGAGCCCCGATACGAGAAGGTGCCATCGGTGCCGGCGGTGACCTCGTCCTTCATCCGCAACCACTGCCCGTCGTCTTCCTCGTCGATGTCCACGGCGGTCATGTAGCCCACGATCTTCTGCGTCGGCTGGCCATCGGCGGTCAGCGCCACCTGCAACTCCGGGAGGAGCGCGTCAAGGCTCTGATCGATGATGGCGATCCCCGTCCCCCGGCCGTCGAAGGTGGGATTGGCGCGCCGCCACTCCACCCCGCCCATGTCGGTGATGGGGTCGTAGCGGTCGATGAGCGGCGTTTCCGGGAGCGCTGGGGGCCAGGGCCTTCTCGTCGTGTCGGCGACCCCCACCACGTCCCGGCTGAAGGGCGACGAGAATGCGGACGTGAACGGGAGTGCCCCGGACGTTGCGGCTGACGAGAGGCGCCCCGCGGCGTCGGGCGCCTCGCCCCCCGTCGTCGGATCGCCTCCCGCCAGCCCCAGCGCGCGGCTGAGCCGCGAGATGGAGACATCGGCGCTGTGGACCAGCACGTGCCCCACCAGCCGGTCCACGCTGTCCACGGGGAGCCGCACTCGCAAGTAATCCACGTCGTCGTCGCGATAGCCGATCGTCCCGCCCAACCTGCTCACCAGCGCCGCCACCTTCGCGTTCTGTCCCGGCATCGACGCGACGACGAGGGTGACGGTCGTGTCGCCGCGCGCGCGTGCGGCCGCGAGCTCACCCCGGGCGTCCTTGAACAGGAAGGGGCGCCGCGGAGGATCGCCGCGCAATGCGTCACCCCGCGGCTGCGCCGCGACAGGGAGGGAGACGAGGATAGCCTGCGCAAGGGCGGCCACGACGAAGGTGCGAACGACTGAACGTGCGAGCATGGGTCATCCGGAGCTGAGGGACAATTCCGATCATGTACCGTGATCCTGCCACCGCCGGGAGCCGTGCAACCACGTGTCCGCGTGCGGCTGGCGTGCAGCCAGCCACGGCACTTGCTCTCGTCGGCGAGGTGCGCGTGCTACCCCTTCACCATGTTGATGAAGGTCGTGATGATCACCGCGTTGCTGAAGTCGATGAAGAACGCCCCCACCATCGGGAGGACGAGAAACGCGCGGGGCGCGTCGCCGAAGCGTTCCACGAGCGACTTCATGTTGGCCACCGCCGTTGGCGTGGCCCCCATCCCGAAGCCGCAGTGTCCGCTGGCCATCACCGCCGCATCGTAGTCGCGTCCCATGAGGCGGAACGTGATCCACCTGGCAAACGCGGCCATCACGACCACCTGCGCGGCGAGGATCACCAGCATCGGAACGGCGAGGTCGAAGAGCTCCCACAGCCGCAGCGTCATCAGCGCCATGGTGAGGAACAGTGCCAGGGCGATCGTTCCAAGGTCGTCGATCGTCCTGGCGGAGATGCGCACCAGGCGGGACGTCTCGAACACGTTGCGCGCGACCGCCGCGACCAGCATTGCGCCGATGTACGCCGGCAGCGTGACGTACTGCGCCGCCCACTGTGACACCACGCCTCCGAGCGCCATGCACCCCAGGATGACCGCGATCATCTGCAACAGGCTGTAGGCGGTGGGCGCCTCGCCGGCCGGCTCGGTGTCGATCTCGGCGTCGAGCGCTGCCGCCTCGACGGCGGAAACCGCGACGTCACCGGTCGGTGCCGGCGCCGAGCGGAGGCCGTGCCGGTGCATCAGGCGTGTCCCGACGGGACCGCCCAGGAGGCCGCCCGCGACGAGGCCGAACGTTGCAGCTGCCATCGCCAGCGCCATGGCGCCGGAGAGCTGGTACTGCTCCTCCAGCAGCTTGCCGAAGGCCGCTCCCGTGCCATGCCCGCCCGTCATCGTGATGGAGCCGGCGATGAGCCCGAAGCGCAGATCGACGCCGAGCAGCTGCGCGATCCCGATTCCGACGCCGTTCTGTACGATGGCCAGGAGCGATGCCAGCAGCCAGAAGACGAGGACCTGCGGACCGCCGCGCCGCAGCAAGGCCACCGACGCACCCAGCCCGATGGTGGTGAAGAAGGCGATCATGAAGGGCGTCTGCAGCGCCGCGTCGAACTCGATCGTGAGCAGCCCCGACTGGCGCAGCGCCAGCGCCAGGAGCGCGAAGGCGAATCCACCGATGACCGGCGCCGGGATGTTGAAGCGGTCGAGGAGGGTCACGCGACGGCGGATGCCGTACCCGACGAAGAGGACGACGGCGGCGAGTGCCACGGTCTGGATCGGATCGAGCTGCAATGTGGGCACGCGCGACGGGAGATCGGGGACGACAGCTGCCGGAAGTCTGGCGGGCGGAAGTCCGCGCAATATGGGCGCATGCACGCACAACCGGCGAGGCCCCAACGGCCGATGGGGACGATCTGCGCCGAGGGTGCGAGGGCGACGCGCGTCGGAGCGGCATTCGAGGCCTCTCCGACGCTGCCGTCCGCCGACGGGAATGTCGCGTCCCCGCTGCGTCCCGACGACGCGCTCGGTCGGGCGCGCCGTGACGTGCGCCGTGACGCACGCCGCCGCTAGGCGGATGCAAGCCGGGCCGATGCCCGTGCGTGCTCGAACGAGTCAAGCACGCACGAGCGGCCTGCGTTCGGACGCTACTTGGCTGCCGGGAGGATCACCGCGTCGACGACATGCACGATCCCGTTGGAACCGCGCACCGACGCCACGATCTTGGCGCCATCGACGGTGATCTCGTTGCCCGACTTCTTGATCGTCACCGATCCGCCGTCGGCCATGCTGAGGGTCATCCCTTGGTGAGATCCGCGGCCTCGAACACCGAGGTCGTCACGTGGTGCTGCAGGATGCCGCGCAGCTTGTCGACGTTGGCAGGCTTGAGCAGGTCTTCCACCGTCCCCTTGGGGAGCTTGTCGAAGGCCGCGTTGGTGGGGGCGAAGACGGTGAATGGTCCTGCATTTGCCAGCGCGTTCACGAGGTCGGCCGCCTTGAGGGCGGTGACGAGGGTGGTGTGATCGGCGGAGCCGACGGCGATCTTCACCACGTCCTTCTGTGATTCGTCATCCTGGACGGCCGCTTGACCGCCAACAGGGGCAGCGTCCGGCGTGGCAGCGGCGGGCGTTCCTCCTTCCTCCTTCGCGGGGGAACAGGCGAGGGTGAGGGCCGTCGTCAGGAGGAGCGTGAGGAAGGGGCGCGTTGTCATGAGGGTTCTGTCCTGTGGGCGGGAATGCCGCGCAAGCCATGCAGTATTGCGCGCAATGGCGATGATGTACCGGCCGCATCGCTGCGTCCGTAGGGGACTCCACGTAGCGGATGTCGGCGCGGAGGCGCGGCCATGGCCGGGAGATCCCCTGCGTGAAAGCGAACCGGCCACCCGCGTAAATGGGTGGCCGGTATGGCAGCTTTTCTGGAGTTAGGGTGGTCGTGGCGCACCCTATCGATGGTGTGGCTCTCCCTGCGATGACGAGGTGTCGAGCGCTGCGCGTGCCCGTTCGATCTGTGTCCTGACCGCGCCCGGGCCGGTTCCTCCTTCGACGTCGCGCCGCACAAGGGACCGCTCGGGAGACAACGCATCGTACACGTCGTCGCCGAACGCGGCATGTGCGCGAGCGTATGCGGCACGCGGGAGCGCGTGCAGCTCGAGCCCGGTGGCCTCGCACTCGCGCACGAGCGCGCCGACCGCCTTGTGCGCTTCGCGAAACGCGACCCCCTTCTCCACCAGGTAGTCGGCCAGGTCGGTCGCCATCATGGCGCTCGAGACCGCGGCACGCATGCGTTCCCGGTCGAAGGTGAGTTCCTCCACCGCGCCGGCGACGGCCGGCAGGACAAGGAGCAGGGTGTCCACGGCGCCGAACATCGCGCGCTTGTCGTCCTGCAGGTCCTTGTTGTATCCGCTGGGGAGTCCCTTCAGCGTGCCCAACAGGGAGACGAGGTCACCCATCAGGCGTCCTGCCGAGCCTCGCGCGATCTCGAGGGCGTCGGGGTTGCGCTTCTGGGGCATCATGCTCGAGCCCGTGGAGTAGCCGTCGCCGAACCTCACGAAGGCGAACTCGCTCGACCCGAACAGGATGAGGTCTTCCGCCAGCTTCGAGAGATGTGTTGCCATCATCGAGCAGGCAAAGACGACCTCGACCACGAAGTCGCGGTCGGCGACGGCGTCGATCGAATTGGGCGAGACCGCTTCGAACCCCAGCGCGTCCTTGAGGAAGGTGCGGGAAATGGGGAAGGCGCAGCCCGCCACCGCCCCCGACCCCAGTGGGAGCGAGGCCGCACTGCGCGCGGCCACCGCCAGCCGCAGCCGGTCGCGCTCGAGGGGCCAGAAGTGCGAGAGCACCCAGTGCGCCGCCGAGACCGGGATGGCGCGCTGCATGTGCGTGTAGGCCGGGAGTATGGCTTCCTGCAACCCCTCCGCGTGCGCGAGCAGGACCGCCTGCACCTCGCGGACGGCGCCGTCGAGGCGCTGGCAGGCGTCCATCGCCCACATCCGGGAGGCGGTCGCCACCTGGTCGTTGCGCGAGCGTCCGGTGTGCAACTTGGATGCGACCGCACCCGCCTCCTCGTGGAGGAGGCGGTCGATCATGGTATGGATATCCTCGTCAGAGTCGATCGGCACCTCGCCCGCCGCGAGTCGCCCGGCGACCCTGTCGAGGCCTGCGCCGATGTCCGTGCTCTCCTCACTCGTCAGGATGCCGGCGCGGCTCAGTGCGGTGGCCCACGCCTTCGAGAGCCTGACGTCGAAGGGCCACAGCCGGAAGTCGATCCCGATGGAGCGGTTGACGGCGTCCATGATGGCCGCCGACCGGGCGTTGAAGCGGCCGCCCCACAGACGGTGACCCCCGGCAGGCGTTGCGCCTGCCGGGGGAGTGGTCGACGGTCGAGGGGTACCGGCAGGGTCGCTCACGCGTACGCGAGCGTCGTGTCCTTCGCCCCCTCGCCTTCCTGCTTGTGGTGCTGCTTGAGCTCCAGGTCCTTGAGCGCGCGCACGCGCATGGGGAGGCCGTAAAGGCGGATGAAGCCAGCTGCATCCGACTGCTGGTACACGCCGTCGTCCTCGCCAAACGTGACGAAGCGCTCGTCGTAGAGCGCCTGCTCCGAGGCGCGCCCCGCGACGACGATGTTCCCCTTGTAGAGGCGAAGCGTCACGGTGCCCGTTACGCGCGCCTGCACCACGTTGACGAAGGCGTCGTACGCCTCCCGTTCGGTGGTCCACCAACGCCCCTCGTAGACGAGATCGGCGTAACGCGGCGAGATGACGTCCTTGGCGGCGATGGTGCGCCGGTCCAGAACCAGCATCTCGAGCTCGCTCAGCGCGGTGTACAGCAGGGTCCCGCCCGGCGTCTCGTACACGCCGCGCGACTTCATCCCGATGAGGCGATCCTCGACGATGTCGGCGCGTCCGATCCCGTGCCGCCCGCCGATCCTGTTGAGCGCCATGATGAGCTCGACCGGGCCGAGCTTCTCGCCATTCACCGCGACCGGCGTCCCGCGCTCGAAGCCGATCGTCACGAGCTCGGCCTCGTTGGGGGCGTCCTCGGGATCGGTGGTGAGCATGAACATGTCCTTCAGCGGCGCCTGATTCGGGTCTTCGAGGACACCGCCTTCGTGCGAGATGTGCCAGAGATTGCGATCGCGTGAGTAGATCTTCTTGGTGGTCGCGGCCACCGGGATGTTGCGTTCGGCCGCGTAGGCGAGCGCGTCCTCGCGCGAGCGGATCGTCCACGACGGCTCGCGCCACGGGGCGATGACCTTGAGGTCGGGGGCGAAGGTCATGTACGTCAGCTCGAAGCGCACCTGATCGTTCCCCTTGCCGGTGCAGCCATGCGCGAGCGCGGTCGCGCCGACCTTGCGGGCGACATCGACCTGGCGCTTGGCGATGATCGGGCGGGCCATCGAGGTACCGAGGAGGTACTTGCGATTGTAGATCGCGCCGGCGCGAAGCGTCGGATAGATGAAGTCCTCCACGAACTCCTTGCGGAGGTCCTCCACATAGCACTCGGCGGCACCCGAGGCGATGGCCTTCTCGACGACCCCCTTGAGTTCGTCCTCCCCCTGACCGACGTCGGCCGCAACGCAGACCACGCGCGCGTCATAGTGCTCGCGCAGCCAGGGGACGATGATCGAAGTATCAAGCCCGCCGGAGTAGGCGAGGGCGATGGTCTGCATGGGTATGCTCCGAAATAGAGATAAACTTTCACCTATCCTGCATAATCTACCAACCTGCCGCTGCCCGTCAATCGGGGGACGGCGACGAAGGCGCGACCGTCGGCCGCCGCCCCCCCCCCCCCCCCCCCCCCCCCCCCCCCCCCCCCCCCCCCCCCCACGCCGACTGCGAGAGCTTCTCGATCCGCTTGTGGAGTCGCTCTCGCGCCTCCCGGGAGCGGCAGATGATGAGCACGGTATTCTCGCCGCCGATCGTCCCGACCACTTCGGCCCACCCTGCCGAATCGATCGCTTCGGCCACCGGCTGCGCGCCACCGTAGATCGTCTTCAGGACCAGCAGTTCGCCGACACCGTCCACCGAGTCGTAGAACTGGGGGAGGACGTCCTCGACCAGGGTTCGCTCGTCCTCGCCCGCCAGCGATTCCGGTGAGGCATAGCGCGGCCCCTCGTTGGTGGGGATCCGGACGAGGCGCAGCTCGCGCAGGTCGCGCGACAGCGTCGACTGCGTGACATCCCAGCCGCGGTCCTTGAGGAGCTGCCGGAGCTCCTCCTGGCTTCCGACGGGCTGTGCCGCAACGAGCTCACGGATGGCCGCGTGACGATCGCGTTTGTTCACGGGAGTCGAGAGATGAGGGACGTGATGGTGCCAGAGATTAGCGCGTCCCCCCCGAGCCAACCACCCCTGTGGCGACCGTCCGCTGCCGACCGCCTCGGCGAGACTCGCCTTTCGAGCGAGTCAGTCGGCTCCAACTCCGGTTTCGTTTGCCGGCCGGGAGGCAATTGACAGAAGGCCGCTGACTGAATATGCATTCATCGTGCATAGAATTCCTGTCGGAGTCTTCGGGGCGAGCGGATATGCGGGGCGAGAGCTCTGCGCGCTCATCAACGCCCACCCCCAGCTCGAGCTGGTCTACGCGACCGCCAACGCCCACCGTGGCGAACGCGCGCGCCTGGGCGCACGCGACGTCACCTTCATTGCAACCGACGACGCGCCGATCGCGAAGGCCGAGGTGGTCTTCAGCGCCCTTCCGCATGGTGCCTCGGCTACGTGGGTCGAGCGCGCTCGTCGCGAGGGTGTGCGGGCCATCGACCTCTCGAGCGACCTGCGGCCGGGACACACGACGCAGCCGGTGCCGTATGGGTTGACCGAGGTCAATCGCGAGCAGCTGCGTGGCGCGGAATTGATCGCCAACCCGGGGTGCTATCCCACGGCGGCGCTGCTGGCGCTCGTGCCCCTCCTGTCACGCGGGCTGGTGAAGCCGGGCTCCGCGATCGTGGTGGACGCTGCCAGCGGGGTGACCGGCGCGGGCAACTCCCCGAAGCCGGAGCTCCTCTTCGGCGAGGTGACCGAGAACTATCGCGCCTATGGGGTGGGGAACGAGCACCGGCACCTTCCGGAGATGCGCTCGCTGCTGAACAGCTTCGAGGCGGACGCCGATCTCCTGTTCACGCCGCACCTCCTCCCGGTGGCGCGCGGGATTCTCTCCACCATCACGGTGCAGCTGACCGAAGAGCTGGGGCAGCCGCTCGCCATCTGGCATGAGCACTTCGCCGGGGAGCGCTTCATCGAGATCACCGAGCAGCTCCCGGCGCTCCGCGACGTGGCCCATCGCAACACCGTGCGGATCACCGTGCGGGAGGCGCACGGGCTGCGGACGCCGACGCTCATCGTCCTGTCGGCGATCGACAACCTGGTGAAGGGAGCGGCGGGACAGGCGCTCCAGAACGCCAACGTCTCGCTCGGGCTGCCGGAGGAGCTGGGGTTGCCGCTGTGACGACGCGCGTGATCAAGATCGGCGGGCGTGCCCAGGGCGACCCGGGCCTCGCCCCCGCCATCGCGTCGGCCGTGGCGCGCGGGGACCGTGTGTGCGTCGTCCACGGTGGCGGCGACGAGGTCTCGCAGCTGCAACGCCAGCTGGGGGCGGAGCCGGCGTTCCACAATGGCCGCCGCGTCACGACCGAGGGCGACCTGCTGGTCGTGCGGATGGTCCTGTCGGCCACGGTGAACAAGCGCCTGG
Protein-coding regions in this window:
- a CDS encoding sodium/glutamate symporter, which gives rise to MPTLQLDPIQTVALAAVVLFVGYGIRRRVTLLDRFNIPAPVIGGFAFALLALALRQSGLLTIEFDAALQTPFMIAFFTTIGLGASVALLRRGGPQVLVFWLLASLLAIVQNGVGIGIAQLLGVDLRFGLIAGSITMTGGHGTGAAFGKLLEEQYQLSGAMALAMAAATFGLVAGGLLGGPVGTRLMHRHGLRSAPAPTGDVAVSAVEAAALDAEIDTEPAGEAPTAYSLLQMIAVILGCMALGGVVSQWAAQYVTLPAYIGAMLVAAVARNVFETSRLVRISARTIDDLGTIALALFLTMALMTLRLWELFDLAVPMLVILAAQVVVMAAFARWITFRLMGRDYDAAVMASGHCGFGMGATPTAVANMKSLVERFGDAPRAFLVLPMVGAFFIDFSNAVIITTFINMVKG
- a CDS encoding argininosuccinate lyase — its product is MDAVNRSIGIDFRLWPFDVRLSKAWATALSRAGILTSEESTDIGAGLDRVAGRLAAGEVPIDSDEDIHTMIDRLLHEEAGAVASKLHTGRSRNDQVATASRMWAMDACQRLDGAVREVQAVLLAHAEGLQEAILPAYTHMQRAIPVSAAHWVLSHFWPLERDRLRLAVAARSAASLPLGSGAVAGCAFPISRTFLKDALGFEAVSPNSIDAVADRDFVVEVVFACSMMATHLSKLAEDLILFGSSEFAFVRFGDGYSTGSSMMPQKRNPDALEIARGSAGRLMGDLVSLLGTLKGLPSGYNKDLQDDKRAMFGAVDTLLLVLPAVAGAVEELTFDRERMRAAVSSAMMATDLADYLVEKGVAFREAHKAVGALVRECEATGLELHALPRAAYARAHAAFGDDVYDALSPERSLVRRDVEGGTGPGAVRTQIERARAALDTSSSQGEPHHR
- a CDS encoding argininosuccinate synthase, yielding MQTIALAYSGGLDTSIIVPWLREHYDARVVCVAADVGQGEDELKGVVEKAIASGAAECYVEDLRKEFVEDFIYPTLRAGAIYNRKYLLGTSMARPIIAKRQVDVARKVGATALAHGCTGKGNDQVRFELTYMTFAPDLKVIAPWREPSWTIRSREDALAYAAERNIPVAATTKKIYSRDRNLWHISHEGGVLEDPNQAPLKDMFMLTTDPEDAPNEAELVTIGFERGTPVAVNGEKLGPVELIMALNRIGGRHGIGRADIVEDRLIGMKSRGVYETPGGTLLYTALSELEMLVLDRRTIAAKDVISPRYADLVYEGRWWTTEREAYDAFVNVVQARVTGTVTLRLYKGNIVVAGRASEQALYDERFVTFGEDDGVYQQSDAAGFIRLYGLPMRVRALKDLELKQHHKQEGEGAKDTTLAYA
- a CDS encoding arginine repressor is translated as MNKRDRHAAIRELVAAQPVGSQEELRQLLKDRGWDVTQSTLSRDLRELRLVRIPTNEGPRYASPESLAGEDERTLVEDVLPQFYDSVDGVGELLVLKTIYGGAQPVAEAIDSAGWAEVVGTIGGENTVLIICRSREARERLHKRIEKLSQSAWGGGGGGGGGGGGGGGRRPTVAPSSPSPD
- a CDS encoding N-acetyl-gamma-glutamyl-phosphate reductase; translated protein: MPVGVFGASGYAGRELCALINAHPQLELVYATANAHRGERARLGARDVTFIATDDAPIAKAEVVFSALPHGASATWVERARREGVRAIDLSSDLRPGHTTQPVPYGLTEVNREQLRGAELIANPGCYPTAALLALVPLLSRGLVKPGSAIVVDAASGVTGAGNSPKPELLFGEVTENYRAYGVGNEHRHLPEMRSLLNSFEADADLLFTPHLLPVARGILSTITVQLTEELGQPLAIWHEHFAGERFIEITEQLPALRDVAHRNTVRITVREAHGLRTPTLIVLSAIDNLVKGAAGQALQNANVSLGLPEELGLPL